One window from the genome of Echinicola vietnamensis DSM 17526 encodes:
- a CDS encoding glycosyltransferase family 2 protein, with translation MAKALVITPVKNSIETTLETAAAIQASTVPVTHKIFNDFSSPETKALLDQNAPKIGYELVHLEEITDTPSPNYKLVLQMAQKEAVAMQLPLLVVESDVTVEKDTIEKMLQFLQDHENTGLVGAITVGYDQKVNFPYLKFKDVKDAVIDTKRSLSFCCTLFSPAFLAAYDFMQLDESKDWYDTFISKKAIEMGYQNYVMMDAPVLHKPHGSRPWKQLKYKNPLKYYFLKFWKGMDKI, from the coding sequence ATGGCCAAAGCACTTGTAATTACCCCTGTCAAAAACTCGATTGAGACCACATTGGAAACGGCTGCAGCCATCCAGGCTTCTACTGTTCCGGTCACCCATAAGATCTTCAACGATTTTAGCAGCCCCGAAACCAAAGCCTTGCTGGACCAAAATGCTCCCAAGATAGGCTATGAGTTGGTGCACTTGGAGGAAATCACAGACACCCCTTCACCCAATTACAAGCTGGTGCTGCAAATGGCCCAAAAAGAAGCAGTAGCAATGCAACTCCCCCTGCTGGTGGTAGAATCGGATGTAACGGTGGAAAAAGACACCATCGAAAAAATGCTGCAGTTCCTGCAAGATCATGAAAACACAGGTTTGGTAGGTGCCATTACGGTAGGCTATGACCAGAAAGTCAATTTCCCTTACCTTAAATTCAAGGACGTCAAGGATGCGGTCATCGATACCAAGAGGAGTTTGAGCTTTTGCTGCACCCTGTTCAGTCCAGCGTTTCTGGCCGCATACGACTTTATGCAGCTCGACGAGTCAAAAGACTGGTACGACACCTTTATCTCCAAAAAGGCCATCGAGATGGGATATCAAAATTACGTCATGATGGATGCACCTGTCCTCCACAAGCCCCACGGCAGTCGCCCTTGGAAACAGCTGAAATACAAAAACCCGTTAAAATACTACTTCCTGAAGTTTTGGAAGGGAATGGATAAGATTTAG
- a CDS encoding pyridoxal phosphate-dependent aminotransferase: MSSILSDRINNMEESATLAMAKKARELKGQGIDIISLSLGEPDFKTPQHIQDAAKAAIDEGKYFSYSPVAGYQDLREAIAQKLQTQNKINEAKAENIVLSTGAKHSIANIFMCLLNEGDEVVIFSPYWVSYAEIIKLAGGVPVLIEGTLENNFKASAAQLEEAITSKTKAVIYSSPCNPTGSVFSKEELEAIAEVIKKHQDIYVVADEIYELINYTGQHASMAALPGMFDRTITVNGFSKGYAMTGWRVGYICAPLFIAKACEKIQGQFTSGGTGIAQRAALAAITGDQTPSVEMEKAYKKRRELVLELLRDIPGIKTHVPEGAFYFFPDVTAFFGKSAGEVKVNNADDFCLYILNTAHVSVVTGAAFGAPNCVRLSYAASEAELKEALKRIKEAVAKLS; encoded by the coding sequence ATGAGCAGTATTTTATCAGACCGTATTAACAATATGGAAGAGTCAGCTACGCTGGCAATGGCCAAAAAAGCAAGAGAGCTGAAAGGCCAGGGAATCGACATCATCAGTTTGAGTCTTGGAGAGCCTGATTTCAAGACGCCTCAGCACATCCAAGATGCGGCCAAGGCTGCCATTGACGAGGGAAAGTATTTCTCTTATTCTCCTGTAGCGGGCTATCAAGACCTGAGAGAAGCCATTGCCCAGAAGCTGCAGACACAAAATAAAATCAATGAAGCCAAGGCAGAGAACATCGTCCTTTCCACAGGAGCGAAACATTCCATCGCCAATATCTTCATGTGCCTGCTGAATGAAGGGGACGAAGTAGTCATCTTCTCTCCATACTGGGTGAGCTATGCTGAAATCATCAAACTAGCAGGCGGTGTACCGGTACTGATCGAAGGCACCCTTGAAAACAACTTCAAAGCTTCTGCAGCCCAATTGGAGGAAGCCATCACCTCCAAAACCAAAGCGGTGATCTATTCTTCTCCATGCAATCCTACCGGATCTGTATTCAGCAAAGAAGAACTGGAAGCCATCGCAGAGGTAATAAAAAAACACCAGGACATCTATGTCGTGGCAGATGAAATCTACGAATTGATCAATTATACAGGACAGCATGCCAGCATGGCTGCACTGCCAGGGATGTTTGACAGGACCATTACTGTCAATGGTTTCTCCAAAGGATATGCCATGACCGGCTGGAGAGTGGGCTATATCTGTGCGCCACTGTTTATTGCCAAGGCTTGTGAAAAAATCCAGGGACAGTTCACTTCTGGTGGCACGGGCATCGCTCAGCGAGCGGCTTTGGCTGCCATTACCGGTGACCAAACGCCTTCCGTGGAAATGGAGAAAGCCTATAAAAAACGAAGGGAACTGGTCTTGGAACTGCTCAGGGATATCCCCGGCATCAAAACCCATGTACCCGAAGGAGCATTCTACTTCTTCCCGGATGTAACGGCCTTCTTTGGCAAATCTGCCGGTGAGGTGAAAGTCAACAATGCTGACGATTTCTGCCTTTACATCTTGAACACTGCCCACGTCTCTGTGGTGACCGGCGCAGCGTTCGGTGCCCCTAACTGCGTAAGGCTTTCTTACGCCGCCTCTGAAGCGGAACTCAAGGAAGCCCTGAAGCGCATTAAAGAAGCAGTAGCCAAACTTAGCTAA
- a CDS encoding glycosyltransferase family 2 protein, with amino-acid sequence MQPSEQKNLVSVVVPCYNQGIYLRETVLSVLESTYRPLEVIIVNDGSKDDSLQLARALAEEFPEVRVIDQDNGGVSKARNTGIEASNGSIILPLDGDDLISSDYIAAAVEVLKSQPSVKVVYSKGVKFDDSGEKSWNLKPFSRHQLALDNMIFCSALFRKVDWLKAGKYSVEMRYMGREDWEFWIKMLKDGGEVVQLPFIGFYYRLTPNSKRKKTSSAAIKRERIAFMNSKHAAFFARELNGPLRFRRSWSKPYNTMLKWLGLF; translated from the coding sequence ATGCAGCCTTCGGAACAGAAAAATCTGGTAAGTGTAGTCGTTCCATGTTACAATCAAGGAATTTACCTCCGAGAGACGGTTCTTTCAGTGCTTGAATCTACCTACAGACCATTAGAAGTAATTATCGTGAATGATGGATCTAAGGATGATTCCCTTCAGTTGGCAAGGGCGTTAGCGGAAGAGTTTCCTGAGGTTAGGGTGATTGATCAAGATAACGGAGGGGTCTCCAAGGCCAGAAACACAGGAATTGAGGCTTCCAATGGAAGTATTATCCTTCCGCTAGATGGAGATGATCTTATTTCAAGTGATTACATAGCGGCAGCGGTAGAAGTATTGAAGTCCCAGCCTTCGGTAAAAGTGGTGTACAGTAAAGGGGTGAAGTTTGATGATTCTGGGGAAAAAAGCTGGAACCTAAAGCCCTTCAGTAGACATCAATTGGCGTTGGACAATATGATTTTTTGTTCAGCTTTGTTCCGGAAAGTGGATTGGTTAAAGGCTGGTAAGTATTCGGTCGAAATGCGTTACATGGGAAGGGAAGACTGGGAGTTCTGGATCAAAATGTTGAAAGATGGAGGTGAAGTGGTGCAGCTGCCTTTTATCGGGTTTTACTATCGGCTCACACCAAACAGCAAACGGAAAAAGACTTCAAGTGCTGCCATAAAAAGGGAGCGAATTGCTTTTATGAATTCCAAGCATGCAGCATTTTTTGCGCGAGAGCTCAATGGACCATTACGGTTTAGGAGATCTTGGTCAAAACCCTATAACACCATGCTAAAATGGCTGGGCCTATTCTAA